One Candidatus Hydrogenedentota bacterium genomic region harbors:
- a CDS encoding HDOD domain-containing protein → MSKPELKQMIAGIDHLPTTMKAAGRALSVLFSSRPDIETAGALAGMDPALACCVLRMANTPASAAASETVLLRDAVRKAGIEGLRRAVLGATSASLPLQPYQSHIEHHLRHALTCATCAAKTASYTGIVPADEAYVAGLLHDIGRLAMVTVMPEDYCAFLESSDAANMEPREKNEFDADHALAGKWLAERWALPRQVSQAIWFHHLPPGTLLGNRGLISLVSVVGFANAMSHWILGGVPEPTVVFHKEVRARAVRLGLDYASIESLHQQTCVAVEQRLAILESDTGGGPAPVEERSKAAASFTFTQTDANAENASLKKEIKWLQTLSRLNTSLRPSQTFNEVLGLIAAAVRECLEAAPGMCCAFDERNRYLTGMTWDLPDSPPQSFRIPMSPTTEEELDEVEILALEALDQLGIGMGENGWRGAERFEPELKDGILMLPLVADGVTHGQVMFETPVEKLEDYSWDKFKLMAFAGACGAVIARHHAYDELRELSEELAEAIARTASSGPGAQADGMTEFAVGVSHALQRPLNVIANQAHLLLRRTHTPEENRAAEAILEQDRALGKLVSDLMAFARPGTPTAAPTVVNYILHKVMSTLSDRLAAKGITVVEDYEDGLPRVNADKHQLEHAILNLIVNAEMAMSQTGGQLRIETAAGQDRKSIYIRVEDTGPGIPKKYAEAIFEPFVSLREDVPGTGLGLAVCRAIVRKHGGELRLAPVVGAGAAFEITLPVEREGAGAPAAPAPVMISDRKESTARRETPSGQEDAAPQRQKPPSPAPEPPKPAPEVKRARETPFEDPEAPPMPSLLLIDENETTREVLKETLRNRGFSVIAAQDAVRAMQAVAAALFDVVLLDFELKDVPGPNMLTEIQNIRPGIPVIVVTADNHPRTVESALKRGARACLVKPFALHELLHEVEDIAGIHNN, encoded by the coding sequence GTGAGCAAGCCGGAACTCAAACAGATGATTGCCGGTATCGATCATCTGCCAACCACGATGAAGGCCGCGGGCCGGGCCTTGTCAGTTCTTTTCAGCTCTCGACCTGATATCGAAACCGCCGGAGCCCTTGCGGGGATGGACCCTGCCCTCGCGTGCTGCGTATTGCGCATGGCTAACACGCCGGCGTCCGCGGCCGCATCCGAGACGGTTCTCCTTCGGGACGCGGTACGGAAGGCAGGCATCGAAGGGCTTCGCCGGGCAGTTCTCGGCGCAACCTCAGCCAGCCTGCCGCTCCAGCCCTATCAGTCGCATATCGAGCACCATCTCCGTCATGCGTTGACATGCGCAACGTGCGCCGCAAAGACCGCGTCGTACACCGGCATCGTCCCGGCGGACGAAGCGTATGTTGCAGGCCTGCTTCACGACATCGGCCGGCTTGCCATGGTCACGGTTATGCCCGAGGACTATTGCGCGTTTCTTGAGAGCAGCGACGCCGCCAACATGGAGCCCCGCGAGAAGAACGAGTTCGACGCGGACCATGCATTGGCAGGGAAATGGCTTGCGGAACGATGGGCCCTCCCCAGGCAGGTAAGCCAGGCCATATGGTTTCATCACCTTCCGCCAGGCACCCTTCTTGGAAACCGCGGCCTCATCTCTTTGGTGTCCGTGGTGGGGTTCGCTAATGCCATGAGCCATTGGATTCTCGGCGGTGTTCCGGAACCTACCGTGGTATTTCATAAAGAGGTCCGCGCTCGTGCCGTGCGTCTGGGATTGGATTACGCAAGCATCGAATCCCTCCACCAACAAACATGCGTTGCCGTGGAACAGCGCCTTGCAATCTTGGAATCGGACACGGGCGGCGGGCCGGCGCCCGTGGAAGAACGCTCAAAAGCCGCAGCCAGTTTCACGTTCACGCAAACGGACGCGAACGCGGAGAACGCGTCCCTCAAGAAAGAAATCAAATGGCTGCAGACGCTCAGCCGGCTCAATACCAGCCTTCGGCCGTCGCAGACGTTTAACGAAGTACTCGGGCTCATTGCCGCCGCGGTCCGAGAGTGTCTGGAAGCGGCTCCCGGCATGTGTTGCGCCTTCGACGAGAGAAACCGCTACCTGACTGGAATGACGTGGGACCTGCCAGATTCGCCTCCGCAGAGCTTCCGCATTCCTATGTCCCCCACCACCGAGGAGGAGTTGGACGAGGTGGAAATCCTCGCCCTCGAAGCCCTCGACCAATTGGGCATCGGCATGGGGGAAAACGGATGGCGAGGCGCGGAGAGGTTTGAACCCGAGTTGAAAGACGGGATTCTCATGCTTCCCCTGGTGGCCGACGGGGTCACCCACGGCCAAGTCATGTTCGAGACACCCGTTGAGAAGCTCGAGGACTATTCGTGGGATAAGTTCAAACTGATGGCTTTCGCGGGGGCCTGCGGAGCTGTGATTGCACGGCATCACGCATACGACGAACTCCGGGAGTTGAGTGAGGAACTCGCCGAGGCAATCGCGCGCACCGCTTCCTCCGGACCCGGCGCTCAAGCTGACGGCATGACGGAGTTCGCCGTAGGCGTTTCACATGCTCTCCAGCGGCCCCTCAACGTCATCGCGAATCAGGCCCACCTGTTGCTTCGGCGTACTCATACGCCGGAAGAGAATCGGGCCGCGGAAGCCATCCTCGAACAAGACCGCGCGCTGGGTAAGCTCGTGAGCGACCTGATGGCCTTTGCACGGCCCGGCACGCCCACGGCTGCCCCGACGGTTGTCAACTACATTCTCCACAAAGTGATGTCGACCCTCTCCGACCGCCTGGCCGCCAAGGGAATCACTGTCGTCGAAGATTACGAGGACGGTTTGCCCAGGGTGAACGCCGATAAGCACCAACTCGAGCACGCCATTCTGAATCTCATCGTGAATGCCGAGATGGCCATGTCGCAGACCGGCGGGCAACTGAGGATTGAGACGGCAGCAGGCCAAGATAGAAAAAGCATATATATCCGGGTCGAGGATACCGGACCGGGCATTCCGAAAAAATACGCGGAGGCGATCTTCGAGCCCTTTGTCAGCTTGAGAGAGGACGTGCCGGGAACGGGCCTGGGCTTGGCGGTGTGCCGGGCTATTGTGCGCAAGCATGGCGGAGAGCTGCGTCTGGCGCCTGTGGTTGGCGCGGGAGCTGCCTTCGAGATTACGCTGCCCGTAGAAAGGGAAGGCGCCGGGGCGCCGGCCGCACCAGCGCCCGTGATGATATCGGACCGCAAGGAAAGCACGGCTCGCCGTGAAACACCGTCCGGCCAGGAAGACGCAGCGCCCCAAAGGCAGAAGCCGCCTTCCCCCGCGCCTGAACCGCCCAAACCCGCTCCGGAAGTGAAGCGCGCTCGGGAAACACCCTTCGAAGACCCCGAGGCCCCGCCCATGCCTTCGCTGCTCCTGATCGACGAGAATGAAACCACGCGTGAGGTGCTCAAAGAGACCTTGCGCAACCGGGGTTTCTCCGTGATTGCCGCTCAGGATGCGGTACGCGCCATGCAGGCCGTGGCAGCAGCCCTGTTTGACGTGGTCCTGCTGGATTTTGAACTGAAAGATGTGCCTGGACCCAACATGCTTACGGAGATTCAGAATATTCGTCCCGGCATCCCCGTCATCGTGGTGACTGCCGACAACCACCCGCGCACGGTTGAGTCCGCCCTTAAACGGGGCGCCCGCGCCTGCCTCGTCAAGCCTTTTGCGCTCCATGAGTTGCTGCATGAGGTTGAAGATATCGCCGGTATTCACAATAATTAG
- a CDS encoding response regulator: MARILVADDDSASYEVLSVTLVAEGHEVFYAANGQEALEIAVKVQPDLVFLDVMMPVFDGYETCEQMRNNPDIPGNLPIIFLTSTDENQRKMKEVGASDYLTKRHMVADLQDMLIKHLGPKAFAD; encoded by the coding sequence ATGGCTCGTATTCTGGTTGCCGATGACGATTCCGCCTCATACGAAGTCCTCTCCGTCACACTCGTAGCCGAGGGTCACGAGGTCTTCTATGCCGCCAATGGCCAGGAAGCGCTGGAAATCGCTGTAAAGGTCCAGCCGGACCTCGTCTTCCTGGACGTCATGATGCCCGTTTTTGACGGATATGAAACCTGCGAGCAAATGCGCAACAATCCCGACATCCCGGGCAATCTCCCCATCATCTTCCTCACGTCTACGGATGAGAATCAGCGTAAGATGAAAGAGGTTGGAGCCTCGGACTATCTCACCAAGCGTCACATGGTCGCGGACCTCCAAGACATGCTTATAAAGCATCTCGGGCCTAAGGCGTTTGCGGATTGA
- a CDS encoding YfhO family protein produces the protein MNANRVTLRELIIQTALLVALLVPVYPGTFLRREITLPGDILFIAAPWKFHAPETFEGHKNPVLFDSICQHTLWYKEVQDALEAGEWPLWNHLQNTGMPLLANYQTAVFYPPRLLHVLFDNYTAITLFFVLRLWLCGATAYLCGRGIGLGVPAARFLSVGWMLGSYNLLWSYWPEPDVSAWLPVLFLGAEWLVAGRIRKGFACMVTGAVLILLAGHPETAFTMSYGAGIYFVLRLILRHNWRHRLAEPLAAAALAWGVALLITCVQWLPFLEYLTQSYTFLARPEGESTVTTLSPRAILCFWVPRYHGFTPHGNFRLLDHSNYATLIYPGIAAWLGAALVLVRGKNGERDYVRPLCVAIPAVFAALLAFNSLLVAPIQKLPVFSSMWYIWHIGFTVFALPLLGALGIEQWYARKRSLKELLPAVFLALLAGVLVYGFYRFESRVLIMEGSAPYVRRQLFIAVVFTAAALALLAANCIADKRRILGWGIAALLACDLLAAVHGQHVTVPKSWMFPPTPLTDYLRTIQKPNRVCSATSAMQTGLIPVYGIEQWLGYDGLYPLRVKRLQVTFGKQLWDTFEPACAISHYLHLAELENPLFPLRERPGNYELLTEFDGIEVYRNKTAMPRAYLVNNLKVFDSVGDMFAFARTGAFDPHTMALLEAPAPPNLPEPTMGNPGTATVTARTSTRMEIAVTAETPAVLVAVEAYYPGWKAWLDEQRAEIFPVNSAFRGVIVPKGAHTVVFAYEPASFRVGLWVSVVSLLLAAVLGVTLLWRATLRSAADA, from the coding sequence ATGAATGCCAATCGCGTGACCTTGCGTGAACTGATTATTCAAACGGCGCTGCTTGTGGCGCTGCTCGTGCCCGTATACCCCGGGACGTTCCTGCGGCGGGAGATCACGCTGCCGGGCGACATCCTGTTCATTGCCGCCCCCTGGAAGTTTCATGCCCCGGAGACTTTCGAGGGCCACAAGAACCCGGTTCTGTTCGATTCCATCTGCCAACACACCCTCTGGTACAAGGAGGTCCAGGACGCATTAGAAGCGGGCGAGTGGCCTCTCTGGAACCACCTTCAAAACACCGGGATGCCCCTGCTGGCCAACTACCAGACGGCCGTGTTCTACCCGCCGCGCCTTCTCCACGTGCTGTTCGACAATTACACGGCCATCACGCTGTTTTTTGTGTTGCGCTTGTGGCTCTGCGGCGCCACAGCCTACCTATGCGGACGCGGAATCGGCCTGGGAGTGCCCGCAGCGCGGTTCTTGTCCGTTGGCTGGATGCTCGGCAGCTACAACCTTCTCTGGTCCTATTGGCCGGAACCGGACGTTTCGGCATGGCTTCCGGTGCTGTTCCTCGGCGCGGAATGGCTTGTCGCGGGACGTATCCGGAAGGGTTTTGCCTGCATGGTTACGGGGGCGGTCCTGATTCTTCTCGCCGGTCATCCCGAAACGGCATTCACCATGAGCTACGGCGCAGGCATCTATTTTGTGTTACGGCTGATTCTGCGTCACAACTGGCGGCACAGGCTGGCCGAGCCTCTCGCGGCCGCCGCCCTTGCGTGGGGCGTGGCATTGCTCATAACCTGCGTGCAATGGCTGCCGTTCCTCGAGTATCTCACACAAAGCTACACGTTCCTGGCGCGGCCCGAAGGCGAATCGACCGTAACCACGCTTTCGCCAAGAGCTATCCTCTGCTTCTGGGTACCGCGGTACCACGGATTCACCCCCCACGGGAATTTTCGGCTGCTCGACCACTCGAATTACGCGACCCTGATCTATCCGGGCATCGCCGCGTGGCTGGGGGCCGCACTGGTACTTGTGCGCGGCAAGAACGGCGAACGCGACTATGTCCGGCCCCTCTGCGTTGCCATCCCCGCGGTTTTCGCAGCCCTGCTTGCCTTCAACAGCTTGCTTGTCGCACCCATTCAGAAACTGCCCGTGTTCAGTTCAATGTGGTACATCTGGCACATCGGCTTCACGGTTTTCGCGCTGCCTCTGTTGGGCGCGCTGGGCATCGAGCAGTGGTACGCCCGGAAACGTTCGCTGAAGGAGCTGTTGCCTGCGGTCTTCCTGGCGCTGCTGGCGGGTGTGCTTGTGTACGGATTCTACCGGTTCGAATCGCGCGTGCTGATCATGGAAGGCAGCGCACCCTACGTTCGGCGGCAGTTGTTCATCGCAGTTGTCTTCACGGCAGCCGCCTTGGCCCTGCTCGCGGCTAACTGCATCGCTGACAAACGGAGGATTCTCGGCTGGGGTATTGCGGCACTGCTCGCATGCGACCTCCTGGCAGCTGTGCATGGCCAGCATGTCACGGTGCCGAAATCCTGGATGTTTCCACCGACCCCCCTGACGGACTACCTCCGGACCATCCAGAAGCCCAACCGCGTCTGCTCGGCCACTTCGGCCATGCAGACCGGCCTGATCCCTGTCTACGGCATCGAACAATGGCTCGGATACGATGGACTGTATCCCCTTCGGGTCAAGCGGCTGCAAGTAACCTTCGGCAAACAACTCTGGGACACCTTTGAGCCCGCCTGCGCGATCTCGCATTACCTCCATCTCGCTGAGTTGGAGAATCCGCTCTTCCCCCTCCGCGAACGCCCCGGCAACTACGAACTTCTCACCGAATTCGACGGGATCGAGGTGTATCGCAACAAGACGGCGATGCCGCGGGCGTATCTCGTTAATAACCTCAAGGTGTTTGACTCGGTCGGCGACATGTTTGCGTTTGCGCGGACCGGCGCCTTCGACCCCCATACCATGGCGCTGCTCGAAGCTCCCGCGCCACCCAATCTGCCCGAGCCAACCATGGGAAATCCCGGAACCGCTACGGTCACCGCCCGCACCTCGACACGCATGGAGATAGCCGTCACTGCCGAAACGCCCGCGGTACTTGTCGCGGTCGAAGCCTACTACCCCGGCTGGAAAGCGTGGCTCGACGAGCAACGTGCGGAGATTTTTCCCGTGAACTCGGCATTCCGAGGCGTCATCGTACCGAAAGGGGCGCACACCGTCGTCTTTGCTTACGAGCCCGCTTCTTTTCGCGTAGGCCTCTGGGTATCCGTCGTTTCGCTCTTGCTGGCGGCGGTTCTCGGTGTTACGCTCCTTTGGCGGGCAACGTTACGGAGCGCAGCCGATGCGTGA
- a CDS encoding YfhO family protein, with translation MKSSNNRPTLRESLLQSALLLAMLAVLFPGTFFLGRVISSADILFALPHWDKYAPQGWDFPQNKLVFDHIFFTRPNFLLCQQEVRNGEWPLWNHLQLTGIPLLANFQSSVFYPVHLLQLVLQIDWALTVYVILKLFLCGMVGYVCARLLAFSTALARFFSVAWMLGSYNLLWCHWPLTDVAIWVPPLFAGLEFVLREQYRRGFFTVAFSGTLLLLAGHPETAFTFCLGLGGYFVVRLFQQRRMGLRLIIPIGVCVLAWLLVFLVCASQLVPFFEYLVHSTSEFARNEAEGGEIYMPGMVAAFWAPRFFGTWAEDNFLAGANSNSNLISMLYPGMAVWLGTMFMFTRSNRGEKDRERRNMAIALAIPAAFGLLLSFYFPTLQFVHRLPLMNTLREWYHACFAMFAFPLLATLGFERWFSRPRRLRETAWALPPLIAGALVIAVLLRFDKQVLVMKDMWGYVVRESWLAAGLASAGLVLCGISCFVRRPRVLLICLTLFAAGDYALATRGLRPSLPREQVFPETALLKRLQSIEPPRRFGVAEGYIPPGTVANYGIEEWLGYDGLYPERIRRFQLEMGTGIWNAMEPVCSIGYYLNYPQLEPVLKLDERPYLRYVDTVDGMEIYENTRAFGRAYLVPQLEVIPDIDALFETMRDPEFNPSNAVVTEKGPPVVLTPPKDGVLGTANVTLRQPTRVVVEVEAMNPCVLVLSDAYYPGWNARIDGEPAEIFPAYYAFRGLLVPSGRHTVEYSYFPLSLRIGLLTSTGALLAGAYSAFRVIQGTRRRNRGARAG, from the coding sequence ATGAAGTCTTCAAACAACAGGCCGACACTGCGCGAGTCCCTCCTGCAGAGCGCGCTCTTACTGGCGATGCTGGCCGTTCTGTTTCCGGGCACGTTTTTCCTGGGCAGGGTCATTTCTTCCGCTGATATCCTTTTTGCGCTCCCGCACTGGGACAAATATGCCCCCCAGGGGTGGGATTTCCCGCAAAACAAGCTGGTGTTTGACCACATCTTCTTCACCCGCCCCAATTTCCTGTTGTGCCAACAGGAGGTCCGGAACGGGGAATGGCCCCTGTGGAACCATCTCCAGTTGACTGGTATCCCATTGCTTGCGAATTTCCAAAGCTCGGTATTCTACCCCGTTCATCTCCTCCAGCTGGTGTTGCAGATTGACTGGGCTTTGACGGTGTATGTCATCCTCAAACTCTTCCTGTGCGGGATGGTGGGGTACGTGTGTGCCCGCCTGCTCGCGTTCAGCACTGCGCTCGCCCGCTTCTTCTCGGTAGCCTGGATGCTCGGGAGCTACAACCTGCTCTGGTGCCACTGGCCGCTAACCGACGTCGCGATCTGGGTGCCGCCACTGTTTGCCGGGCTCGAGTTCGTTCTCCGCGAGCAGTACAGGCGGGGCTTCTTCACGGTGGCGTTCTCGGGGACGTTGCTGCTGCTGGCCGGCCACCCCGAAACAGCGTTTACGTTCTGCCTCGGTCTCGGGGGGTACTTTGTGGTTCGCCTGTTTCAACAACGACGCATGGGCCTGCGCCTGATTATCCCCATAGGTGTATGTGTTTTGGCCTGGCTGCTCGTGTTTCTGGTGTGCGCGTCGCAGCTTGTGCCGTTCTTCGAGTACCTCGTGCACAGCACCAGCGAATTCGCCCGCAACGAGGCCGAGGGAGGCGAAATCTACATGCCGGGAATGGTAGCGGCGTTCTGGGCGCCGCGCTTCTTCGGCACCTGGGCCGAGGACAATTTCCTGGCGGGCGCCAACAGCAATTCCAACCTCATCAGCATGCTGTACCCGGGTATGGCGGTGTGGCTCGGGACCATGTTCATGTTCACGCGCTCTAACCGCGGCGAGAAGGACCGCGAACGGCGGAACATGGCCATCGCGTTGGCGATTCCCGCAGCGTTCGGCCTGCTTCTGAGTTTCTATTTTCCCACCTTGCAGTTTGTTCACCGCCTGCCGCTCATGAATACCCTGCGCGAATGGTACCACGCCTGTTTCGCGATGTTTGCTTTTCCCCTGTTGGCAACGCTCGGATTCGAGCGCTGGTTCTCGCGGCCGCGCCGCCTGCGTGAGACAGCCTGGGCCCTGCCGCCCTTGATCGCCGGCGCGCTCGTTATTGCCGTGCTGCTCCGGTTCGACAAACAGGTATTGGTCATGAAAGACATGTGGGGGTACGTGGTCCGGGAATCCTGGCTCGCTGCCGGGCTCGCATCGGCCGGCCTCGTTCTGTGCGGCATCTCTTGCTTCGTGCGGCGTCCGCGCGTGTTGCTCATTTGCCTCACGCTGTTCGCCGCGGGCGACTACGCCCTGGCCACGCGCGGCCTGCGCCCCAGTCTGCCCCGGGAACAGGTGTTTCCGGAGACCGCACTCCTTAAACGTTTACAATCTATCGAGCCTCCCCGCCGTTTCGGGGTCGCGGAAGGGTATATCCCGCCCGGCACAGTGGCCAACTACGGCATCGAGGAGTGGCTCGGCTATGACGGCCTGTATCCCGAACGTATCCGTCGGTTTCAGCTCGAAATGGGTACCGGTATCTGGAACGCCATGGAGCCGGTCTGCTCAATCGGGTACTACCTCAACTACCCCCAGTTGGAGCCCGTGCTGAAACTTGACGAGCGCCCGTATCTCCGATATGTGGACACCGTCGACGGCATGGAAATCTACGAAAACACGCGTGCCTTCGGCCGGGCTTACCTCGTCCCGCAACTGGAAGTGATTCCGGACATTGACGCGCTGTTCGAGACCATGCGCGATCCCGAATTCAACCCCTCGAACGCGGTCGTCACCGAAAAAGGCCCGCCTGTTGTTTTGACGCCCCCCAAGGACGGCGTACTCGGCACGGCGAACGTTACCTTGCGGCAACCTACACGCGTGGTTGTCGAGGTGGAGGCCATGAATCCTTGCGTTCTCGTGCTTTCAGACGCCTATTACCCCGGCTGGAATGCCAGAATCGATGGAGAACCGGCGGAAATCTTCCCGGCATACTACGCCTTCAGGGGCTTGCTTGTGCCGTCCGGGCGGCATACGGTCGAGTATTCCTATTTCCCGCTCAGCCTGCGCATCGGCCTGCTCACCTCGACGGGCGCACTGCTCGCCGGGGCGTACAGCGCGTTCCGGGTCATTCAAGGGACCCGGCGGCGAAATCGGGGAGCGCGAGCCGGATGA
- a CDS encoding sigma-70 family RNA polymerase sigma factor: MAIATATAGYLRGMESIRARELSDEALVERTQAGEVEAFSELARRHEQTVYNLALRFMRNHSLAEDMAQEAFLNAFRKIRKFRGDARFSTWLYRIVCNTCLSELQKRKRRGELSATMEVGLPETPDRAAIHADEAELIRRCVAQLPKRYAQAITLYYLKDCSYDEAAEIMEVPQGTLKTWMHRARRHLRDIVGKELREDHET; the protein is encoded by the coding sequence ATGGCGATAGCGACAGCCACAGCAGGATATTTGCGGGGCATGGAATCCATCCGCGCGAGAGAACTGTCTGACGAAGCGCTCGTTGAACGCACGCAAGCGGGCGAGGTCGAGGCGTTTTCAGAACTCGCCCGGCGCCACGAACAGACGGTCTACAATCTTGCCCTTCGGTTCATGCGAAACCATTCGCTCGCCGAAGATATGGCTCAAGAAGCCTTCCTGAACGCGTTCCGGAAAATTCGCAAGTTTCGCGGAGACGCACGGTTTTCAACATGGCTTTACCGGATCGTCTGCAATACCTGTCTGAGCGAGCTGCAGAAGAGAAAGCGGCGCGGCGAGCTGTCGGCAACCATGGAGGTCGGGCTTCCGGAAACGCCGGACAGGGCCGCGATTCATGCCGACGAAGCCGAACTCATCCGCCGGTGCGTGGCCCAGCTGCCCAAACGGTACGCCCAGGCAATCACCCTCTATTATTTGAAAGACTGCTCGTACGACGAGGCTGCCGAGATCATGGAAGTTCCCCAAGGCACCTTGAAAACATGGATGCACCGTGCGCGCAGGCATCTGCGGGATATCGTGGGGAAGGAACTGAGGGAAGACCATGAGACTTGA
- a CDS encoding DUF4091 domain-containing protein codes for MYSLPIGLLCAMVSATRIWTASSLENVYPDSMPPPGAEPHARLYAAKGEYESFQICVRSSRRAIDNLDAAPEALSKTIGPPEIRRVDYLSVTSRSSRAYGEQTARPDPLSAFEPFALEQETTGALWVTYYVPPECPGGLYEGRVAVHLGGRAKRYIGVTVEVFDFEIPATPSVTAAMHLAPGAIRSFCGISGDTLEEWEPLYNALNPWRIAYNSALPYPDSPEGKELYLQHLLYVADAARMSAVCLGMGETLANRTTGAESAATLQAIAETVAGQAWARRVYAEPMPPLPRSHWPELEARYAAFAENAPTIPRLLECVPHPEIQELARIWVIPLRFFDPIAIQRLRNGMALWAELPYPLETVKASSSARIPTQDMPYASTAMDACDASLYTAWTSANIPTKTAPEWLELRLREPTATKTVRIGWRAGHEAVDPLIEVSPDGSLWVPARVTWKHHGSSRRFEQSWSEGAFDRERRFIGIRISFTQTANNLPVSVTEVELGRAPDPTSIEYLSAGAQVWFEQTTAPFPSFHVDAHPVEARLAPWLCWGHELDGFFGQPLNQWPKGWGQPRTETPRTWPAAGTGEQFLVYPGKQTVTPSIRLHRLRDGLEDFEYIRAAMNIGVDTALLGPETMMLCRWEDYTDSLSPSRLDDVRSMLQELRIAIGRAATKAGTNK; via the coding sequence GTGTACAGTCTCCCCATAGGCCTCCTGTGCGCCATGGTTTCCGCCACCCGCATCTGGACGGCGTCGAGTCTCGAAAACGTCTATCCCGACAGCATGCCGCCGCCGGGAGCGGAACCCCATGCCCGGCTCTATGCCGCAAAAGGCGAGTACGAGTCGTTCCAGATCTGCGTACGTTCGTCGCGACGCGCCATCGACAATCTCGACGCCGCCCCTGAAGCCCTGTCGAAGACAATCGGGCCTCCCGAGATTCGGCGAGTGGATTACCTCTCCGTAACGTCCCGGTCCTCGCGCGCTTATGGGGAACAGACCGCGCGTCCGGACCCGCTGTCGGCCTTCGAGCCCTTCGCACTCGAACAAGAAACAACGGGGGCGCTGTGGGTGACCTACTACGTGCCGCCCGAGTGCCCGGGAGGACTTTATGAAGGACGGGTCGCCGTCCATCTGGGCGGCCGGGCCAAGCGCTATATTGGCGTAACGGTGGAAGTATTCGACTTTGAAATCCCGGCCACCCCGAGCGTCACTGCGGCGATGCACCTCGCTCCGGGCGCCATCCGCTCATTTTGCGGTATCTCGGGCGATACTCTCGAGGAATGGGAACCTCTTTACAATGCTCTGAACCCTTGGCGTATCGCCTACAACAGCGCCCTTCCGTATCCGGATTCGCCAGAGGGGAAAGAGCTTTATCTCCAACATCTTCTGTATGTTGCAGATGCCGCCCGTATGTCCGCCGTCTGCCTGGGAATGGGGGAGACCTTGGCGAACCGGACTACGGGCGCTGAGTCCGCCGCCACCCTTCAAGCCATTGCGGAAACGGTAGCTGGTCAGGCATGGGCCCGGCGCGTCTATGCCGAGCCGATGCCCCCTCTCCCGCGCTCGCATTGGCCGGAACTCGAGGCACGCTACGCCGCATTTGCAGAGAATGCGCCGACAATTCCACGCCTTCTGGAATGCGTCCCACATCCGGAGATCCAGGAACTTGCCCGAATCTGGGTGATCCCGCTTCGGTTTTTCGATCCCATTGCAATACAAAGACTTAGAAACGGGATGGCCCTGTGGGCGGAGCTGCCTTACCCTCTAGAAACCGTCAAGGCATCCTCGAGTGCCCGTATCCCCACGCAAGACATGCCGTATGCATCGACCGCAATGGACGCATGCGATGCAAGTCTTTATACGGCATGGACGTCGGCCAATATACCCACCAAAACTGCCCCAGAATGGCTTGAACTGCGCTTGCGCGAGCCAACGGCCACAAAAACAGTCCGTATCGGCTGGCGCGCCGGTCATGAAGCCGTGGACCCGCTAATCGAAGTGTCCCCGGACGGAAGCCTTTGGGTTCCTGCGCGGGTCACGTGGAAACATCATGGTTCCTCCAGACGGTTCGAGCAGAGCTGGTCAGAGGGCGCTTTCGACAGGGAAAGGCGCTTCATCGGAATACGGATTTCGTTCACCCAAACCGCGAACAACCTGCCGGTCAGCGTCACTGAAGTGGAACTGGGCCGGGCGCCTGATCCGACGAGTATCGAGTACCTTTCGGCAGGTGCGCAGGTGTGGTTCGAGCAGACCACGGCTCCGTTTCCGTCGTTTCACGTTGATGCGCATCCGGTCGAGGCACGTCTTGCTCCGTGGCTATGTTGGGGACACGAGCTGGACGGCTTTTTCGGCCAGCCGCTCAACCAATGGCCTAAGGGGTGGGGGCAACCAAGAACGGAGACCCCGCGAACCTGGCCCGCCGCGGGCACCGGCGAGCAATTCCTCGTTTATCCCGGGAAACAGACAGTGACGCCGTCGATTCGCCTGCACCGCCTGCGTGACGGCCTTGAGGATTTCGAGTACATTCGCGCCGCGATGAATATCGGCGTGGACACAGCTCTCCTTGGGCCCGAAACCATGATGCTCTGCCGGTGGGAGGACTATACCGATTCCCTCAGTCCCAGCAGACTTGATGACGTTCGAAGCATGTTGCAGGAATTGAGAATCGCCATCGGCCGTGCCGCGACAAAGGCCGGCACGAACAAGTAA